One genomic segment of Rivularia sp. PCC 7116 includes these proteins:
- a CDS encoding NAD(P)H-quinone oxidoreductase subunit H — protein MALIETRTEPMVLNMGPHHPSMHGVLRLIMTLDGEDVLDCEPVIGYLHRGMEKIAENRTNVMYVPYVSRWDYAAGMFNEAVTVNAPEKLADIEVPKRASYIRVIMLELNRIANHLLWWGPFLADVGAQTPFFYQFREREMIYDLWEAATGYRMVNNNYFRVGGVAVDLPYGWVDKCMEFCDYFLPKVDEYEKLVTKNPIFRRRVEGLGVITREQAINWGLSGPMLRASGVKWDLRKVDHYECYDDFDWDVQWATEGDCLARYTVRLREMRESVKILKQALKGLPGGPYENLEAKRMQEGKKSKWNDFEYQYIAKKVAPTFKIPNGEIYSRVESGKGELGIYLVGDNNVFPWRWKIRPADFNNLQILPELLKGVKVADIVVILGSIDVIMGSVDR, from the coding sequence ATGGCATTAATTGAAACTCGCACCGAACCAATGGTGCTGAACATGGGACCGCACCATCCCTCAATGCACGGGGTTTTACGCTTAATTATGACCCTAGACGGTGAGGATGTCCTCGATTGCGAACCCGTTATCGGCTATTTGCACCGGGGAATGGAGAAAATAGCCGAAAATCGTACTAATGTAATGTACGTTCCCTATGTGAGTCGCTGGGATTATGCTGCGGGAATGTTCAACGAAGCCGTTACCGTTAACGCACCCGAAAAATTAGCGGATATTGAAGTTCCCAAACGCGCTAGCTACATCCGCGTCATCATGCTGGAACTAAACCGCATTGCTAACCACTTATTATGGTGGGGACCATTCCTAGCTGACGTAGGAGCGCAAACTCCCTTTTTCTATCAGTTCCGCGAACGGGAAATGATTTACGATTTATGGGAAGCGGCTACAGGCTATCGCATGGTAAACAACAACTACTTCCGCGTTGGTGGTGTAGCTGTTGATTTACCCTACGGTTGGGTAGATAAATGTATGGAATTCTGCGACTATTTCTTACCTAAAGTAGATGAATACGAGAAATTAGTTACTAAAAATCCGATTTTCCGTCGTCGTGTAGAAGGATTAGGCGTAATTACCCGCGAACAAGCCATAAATTGGGGATTATCTGGCCCAATGTTACGCGCTTCCGGGGTGAAGTGGGACTTAAGAAAAGTTGACCACTACGAATGTTACGACGATTTTGACTGGGATGTACAGTGGGCAACCGAAGGAGACTGTCTCGCTCGCTATACAGTCAGATTGCGGGAAATGCGCGAATCCGTCAAAATCCTCAAGCAAGCTCTCAAAGGGCTTCCTGGCGGACCTTACGAAAATCTGGAAGCAAAGCGGATGCAGGAAGGTAAGAAGTCCAAGTGGAACGACTTTGAATATCAATATATTGCTAAAAAAGTTGCTCCTACCTTTAAAATTCCCAACGGTGAAATCTATTCTCGCGTAGAAAGCGGTAAAGGTGAGTTAGGTATTTACTTAGTTGGAGATAATAACGTCTTTCCTTGGCGTTGGAAAATCCGTCCAGCAGATTTCAATAATTTGCAGATTTTACCTGAATTATTAAAGGGTGTGAAAGTAGCAGATATCGTTGTGATATTGGGTAGTATCGACGTAATTATGGGTTCCGTGGATAGATAA
- a CDS encoding alpha/beta fold hydrolase, translating into MAFTNQIKLILFSQHGMTDNNETMGSLAHRIAPPQSSVIAPNLGFIETLFEIEPLIGKVEQVVEQKFIQYPNTPARIIATSLGGVIWVEVLSRHPEWWKRFESIVLLGSPIGGADLARIVDPFGWGIGIAKHLGQNRRALAERITAKIPTLVIAGNVTGGGDGTVPIESTKLKHAYFICLDGVNHVALKTNPAVFRAIQEFWLQPREPLPAPEDNLISKLIEHFRTVPGITDASERDFSSAKIIFSFADGTSIRTWKNIVVVNHIFIANKHGQCEYAAFVGWIHSTGLQEAINVAIKSFRA; encoded by the coding sequence ATGGCATTTACAAATCAAATCAAACTGATATTATTCTCTCAGCATGGGATGACAGATAATAACGAAACAATGGGAAGCCTAGCTCATCGAATAGCCCCACCCCAGTCTTCTGTTATCGCTCCAAACCTCGGATTCATTGAAACCCTGTTTGAAATTGAGCCTCTGATTGGTAAAGTTGAGCAAGTTGTCGAACAAAAATTTATACAATATCCAAATACCCCTGCTCGAATCATTGCAACTTCACTTGGTGGTGTGATTTGGGTGGAAGTACTATCTAGACACCCAGAATGGTGGAAACGGTTTGAATCTATTGTTTTACTGGGTTCTCCTATCGGTGGAGCAGACTTAGCAAGAATTGTCGATCCATTTGGTTGGGGTATCGGTATCGCAAAGCATCTTGGTCAAAATCGTCGGGCTTTAGCTGAGCGGATTACTGCCAAAATCCCTACTTTGGTAATTGCTGGAAATGTTACTGGTGGGGGAGATGGTACAGTCCCAATTGAATCTACCAAATTAAAACATGCATATTTCATTTGCTTGGATGGTGTAAATCATGTTGCACTAAAAACTAATCCTGCGGTTTTTAGAGCAATTCAAGAATTTTGGTTGCAGCCTAGAGAACCATTACCAGCACCAGAAGACAACTTGATATCAAAATTGATAGAGCATTTTAGAACTGTACCAGGAATTACTGATGCTAGCGAGAGAGACTTTTCGAGTGCCAAAATTATTTTCTCCTTCGCCGATGGAACTAGTATTAGAACTTGGAAAAATATAGTCGTTGTCAACCATATTTTCATCGCCAATAAACATGGGCAATGCGAATATGCTGCTTTTGTTGGCTGGATTCACTCTACAGGTCTTCAAGAAGCAATAAATGTAGCGATAAAATCTTTCCGAGCTTAA
- the rsmH gene encoding 16S rRNA (cytosine(1402)-N(4))-methyltransferase RsmH: MSTTNQPSEASNTETPAFSHIPVLGKEIITGLTIRENGHYLDTTVGGGGHSRLILSAATDTQITAIDQDEDALIAAKNNLAEFENRVKFVRSNFAEYDFPANTFDGIIADLGVSSYHLDNPERGFSFRNEAELDMRMDRRQSLTAAEIINHWGEVKLADIFFKYGEERLSRRIAKRIVENRPFNTTTELAEAISYCVPRKYRYGRIHPATRVFQALRIAVNDELKALEILLEKAPSALVEGGKIAIISFHSLEDRIVKHTFKDSSSLKVLTKKPITAQEEEIANNPRARSAKLRIAEAVLALYSES, encoded by the coding sequence ATGTCTACAACCAACCAACCGTCAGAAGCATCCAATACAGAAACACCTGCTTTCTCCCATATTCCTGTTTTAGGAAAGGAAATAATTACAGGTTTGACAATACGTGAAAACGGGCATTATTTAGATACAACTGTTGGTGGGGGTGGACATTCTCGGTTAATATTATCAGCTGCAACAGATACGCAAATTACTGCGATTGACCAAGATGAAGATGCTTTAATAGCTGCAAAAAATAATTTAGCAGAATTTGAAAATCGTGTAAAATTTGTTCGTAGCAATTTTGCTGAATATGATTTTCCAGCCAATACTTTTGATGGGATTATTGCAGATTTAGGTGTCAGTTCTTACCATTTAGATAATCCGGAGAGGGGTTTTAGTTTTCGCAACGAAGCTGAATTAGATATGCGGATGGATAGAAGACAATCGCTAACTGCTGCTGAAATAATAAATCATTGGGGTGAAGTGAAATTAGCAGATATTTTCTTCAAATATGGTGAAGAAAGGTTATCGCGAAGGATTGCAAAACGGATTGTAGAAAATCGTCCTTTTAATACTACAACTGAATTAGCCGAAGCTATATCTTATTGCGTTCCCAGGAAATATCGTTACGGAAGAATTCACCCTGCAACTCGGGTTTTTCAAGCTTTAAGAATTGCGGTTAATGACGAATTAAAAGCTTTGGAAATTCTTTTAGAAAAAGCACCGTCAGCGCTTGTCGAAGGTGGAAAAATTGCAATTATTAGTTTTCATAGCTTGGAAGATCGAATTGTAAAACATACTTTTAAAGATTCGTCATCATTAAAAGTTTTAACTAAAAAGCCGATTACCGCACAAGAAGAGGAAATTGCTAATAATCCCCGCGCTCGTTCTGCTAAGTTGAGAATTGCCGAAGCAGTATTAGCGTTATATAGCGAATCATAA
- a CDS encoding chemotaxis protein CheB yields MTPENYIVVITASAGGLNAISEILSKLPSNFPAPIAIAQHLDPKRPSMLAEILDKRSPLSVKQAKAGDKLYPGKVYIAPPDLHLLVNPDGSLSLSRSEKVHYVRPAGDVLFKSVAASFKEKCIAVVLTGMDGDGAAGVQEIKKMGGIVIAQDKSTCKYPSMPDSAIQTGDVDFVIPLESIARSLMYLMQ; encoded by the coding sequence ATGACACCTGAAAACTATATAGTAGTAATTACAGCATCAGCCGGAGGACTTAACGCTATTAGCGAAATTTTATCAAAATTACCATCAAATTTTCCCGCACCGATTGCAATAGCACAACATTTAGATCCCAAACGTCCCAGTATGTTAGCAGAAATTTTGGACAAGCGAAGTCCTTTATCTGTCAAGCAAGCTAAAGCAGGGGATAAACTATATCCGGGTAAGGTTTATATCGCTCCACCCGATTTACATCTTCTGGTGAATCCAGATGGTTCTTTATCTTTATCTCGCTCGGAAAAAGTGCATTATGTGCGTCCTGCTGGTGATGTACTATTTAAGTCAGTTGCAGCTAGCTTCAAAGAAAAATGTATTGCCGTTGTTCTCACCGGTATGGATGGAGATGGTGCTGCGGGAGTACAAGAGATAAAAAAGATGGGTGGTATAGTTATTGCTCAAGACAAAAGTACTTGCAAATATCCTAGTATGCCAGATTCTGCGATTCAAACTGGTGATGTAGATTTTGTTATACCTCTTGAATCTATTGCGCGTTCCTTAATGTATTTAATGCAGTAG
- a CDS encoding ABC transporter ATP-binding protein, which translates to MRETVLDVRNLQVEFSDDGNVVKAVNGISFQLHRGETLGIVGESGSGKSVTSLAVMGLLQNPGRISSGEIWFRPQENGEALNLVDLPPKQIQLYRGGDIAMIFQEPMTSLNPVYNIGFQLTEAILRHQNITSAQARQNAIDSLQEVKLLPSDEQIRQNLIETSPKALNEAELPQLVQQHKEAILERFPHQLSGGQLQRVMIAMAISCNPLLLIADEPTTALDVTVQATIIDLLGELQQKRDMAMIFITHDLGLIAEIADKVAVMYKGKVVEQGDAGQIFTNPQHPYTKGLLACRPTLDSHPQKLLTVSDYMNVETTATGDVEITAKEPAEPLQVTSDEIAQRIATLEQQQPLLQIRNLKVGYPVKGMFGGTKRHFMAVNNVSFDVKKGETLGLVGESGCGKTTLGRSLLRLVEPLSGEILFEGRDITKLAGKPLQKLRREMQIVFQNPFSALNSRMKVGDAVMEPLVIHSIGKNKKEKQQRAAYLLERVGLSESAMNRYPHQFSGGQRQRICIARSLALNPKFIICDESVSALDVSVQAQVLNLLKELQEEFELTYIFISHDLSVVKFISDRILVMNRGEIVETGNAQEIYREPKEEYTQKLIASIPTGSPERMRNQQSVSN; encoded by the coding sequence ATGAGAGAAACAGTCCTAGACGTTCGCAACCTGCAAGTTGAATTTTCCGATGATGGCAATGTTGTCAAAGCAGTAAACGGAATTTCTTTTCAATTACATAGAGGAGAGACATTAGGAATAGTTGGAGAATCGGGGAGTGGCAAGTCAGTGACATCTCTTGCGGTAATGGGATTGTTACAGAATCCGGGAAGAATTAGTAGTGGCGAAATTTGGTTTCGTCCCCAGGAAAATGGCGAGGCATTAAACTTAGTCGATTTACCACCAAAGCAAATTCAGCTTTACCGGGGTGGTGATATTGCTATGATTTTTCAGGAGCCAATGACTTCCTTAAACCCGGTTTATAACATTGGTTTTCAGTTAACAGAAGCAATTTTAAGACATCAGAATATTACCAGCGCGCAAGCACGTCAAAATGCAATTGATAGTTTACAGGAAGTTAAACTTCTTCCTAGCGACGAGCAAATTCGTCAAAATTTAATTGAAACTTCGCCAAAAGCTTTAAACGAAGCAGAACTTCCGCAGCTAGTACAACAACATAAAGAAGCAATATTAGAACGCTTTCCCCATCAACTTTCGGGGGGACAGTTACAGCGGGTAATGATTGCGATGGCTATTTCTTGCAATCCACTTCTACTAATTGCTGACGAACCTACGACTGCTTTAGATGTAACGGTACAAGCGACAATTATAGATTTGCTGGGAGAATTGCAGCAGAAACGCGATATGGCGATGATTTTTATTACCCATGACTTGGGATTAATCGCGGAAATCGCCGATAAAGTAGCGGTAATGTATAAAGGAAAAGTGGTCGAACAAGGTGATGCAGGGCAAATATTCACAAATCCCCAGCATCCTTACACTAAAGGTTTGCTTGCTTGTCGTCCAACTTTAGACAGTCATCCCCAAAAACTGCTGACAGTTTCCGACTACATGAACGTAGAAACAACAGCTACCGGAGATGTAGAAATTACAGCAAAAGAACCAGCGGAACCCTTACAGGTAACTTCTGATGAAATTGCTCAAAGAATCGCAACATTAGAACAGCAGCAACCGCTTTTACAAATCCGCAATTTGAAAGTTGGTTATCCGGTGAAAGGAATGTTTGGTGGTACAAAACGTCATTTTATGGCTGTTAACAACGTTTCTTTCGATGTCAAAAAAGGTGAAACCTTGGGATTGGTAGGAGAGTCAGGTTGTGGTAAAACAACTCTTGGTAGAAGCTTACTGCGATTGGTTGAACCTTTAAGCGGTGAAATACTTTTTGAAGGAAGAGACATTACCAAACTTGCGGGGAAACCATTACAAAAACTGCGTCGAGAAATGCAAATCGTCTTCCAGAATCCCTTTAGTGCTTTAAACTCGCGGATGAAGGTTGGTGATGCGGTTATGGAACCTTTGGTAATTCACTCTATTGGTAAGAATAAAAAAGAAAAACAGCAACGTGCAGCTTATTTATTAGAAAGAGTAGGACTAAGTGAGTCAGCAATGAATCGCTATCCCCATCAATTTTCTGGAGGGCAGCGTCAGCGAATTTGTATTGCACGTTCTTTAGCTTTGAATCCCAAATTTATCATTTGTGACGAGTCAGTTTCAGCTTTAGATGTATCTGTACAAGCACAGGTATTGAATCTTCTCAAAGAATTGCAAGAAGAATTTGAATTAACTTATATCTTTATTTCTCACGATTTAAGTGTAGTCAAATTTATCAGCGACAGAATTTTAGTTATGAATCGCGGTGAAATAGTAGAAACAGGTAATGCACAAGAGATTTACCGCGAACCAAAAGAAGAATATACTCAAAAATTAATCGCATCTATTCCTACGGGTAGTCCCGAAAGAATGAGGAATCAGCAATCAGTTAGCAATTAA
- a CDS encoding single-stranded DNA-binding protein, whose protein sequence is MNSCVLMAEIIKEPELRYKADNQLEITEMLVQFPGQRENDPPANLKVVGFGNLAKEIQQNYHEGDRVILIGRLSMNTIERPEGFKEKRAEMTVQQIHHLDSANENSFMQSPATQAIPVATTQTPSVNTPPPVAATTPKRNTVNAVPAQNAPQPEPVSQATSYEPSTYPAMVEEDIPEDDIPF, encoded by the coding sequence ATGAACAGTTGCGTATTGATGGCAGAAATAATAAAAGAACCCGAACTGCGATACAAGGCAGATAATCAGCTAGAAATTACAGAAATGTTGGTACAGTTTCCGGGGCAACGAGAAAATGACCCTCCAGCAAACCTAAAGGTGGTAGGTTTTGGTAACTTAGCCAAAGAAATTCAACAAAACTATCATGAAGGCGATCGCGTGATTTTAATTGGACGATTGAGTATGAATACAATCGAACGTCCGGAGGGATTTAAGGAGAAGCGGGCTGAGATGACGGTGCAGCAAATTCATCATTTAGATTCAGCGAATGAAAATAGTTTCATGCAGTCGCCAGCAACTCAAGCAATTCCCGTCGCTACAACTCAAACACCGAGTGTAAATACTCCACCTCCTGTAGCTGCGACTACTCCCAAAAGAAATACAGTCAACGCTGTACCTGCTCAGAATGCGCCCCAACCGGAACCCGTATCACAAGCCACGAGTTACGAACCAAGCACTTATCCGGCAATGGTTGAAGAAGATATTCCCGAAGATGATATTCCATTTTAA
- a CDS encoding TOBE domain-containing protein, producing MNFIEVKFQSPCLITKGDFRLTLPENWSSALKKYNGRTLILGVRPENWNLSLPATKNLPAQVEWTENLGNDSYLAVKLIETKFEKDYLISDDLQVRVSPERLVNRGGKVWLSLNPEKIHFFDPETELAIFPKSNSPSLPFEK from the coding sequence ATGAATTTTATTGAGGTGAAGTTTCAATCACCTTGTTTAATAACCAAGGGTGATTTTCGCTTAACTTTGCCAGAAAACTGGAGTAGCGCTTTAAAAAAATATAACGGACGAACTCTAATATTGGGAGTTCGCCCGGAAAACTGGAATTTAAGCTTACCTGCCACTAAGAATTTACCAGCACAAGTTGAATGGACGGAAAATCTTGGTAACGATAGTTATCTTGCAGTCAAACTAATTGAGACCAAATTTGAAAAAGATTACTTAATATCAGATGACTTACAGGTGAGAGTTTCGCCAGAAAGATTGGTAAATAGGGGAGGAAAAGTATGGTTATCTTTAAACCCTGAGAAAATTCATTTCTTCGATCCAGAAACCGAACTAGCAATATTTCCTAAAAGTAATTCTCCCTCTTTACCGTTTGAAAAATAA
- a CDS encoding mannose-1-phosphate guanyltransferase: MRAVLMAGGSGTRLRPLTCDLPKPMVPILNRPIAEHIINLLKRHNITEIIATLHYLPDTMRDYFQDGSDFGVQMTYAVEEDQPLGTAGCVKNIAELLDDTFLVISGDSITDFDLTAAIKYHKEKKSKATLILTRVPNPIEFGVVITDQEGSIKRFLEKPSTSEIFSDTVNTGAYILEPEVLQYLPENQESDFSKELFPLLLEKGEPMYGYIASGYWCDVGHLDAYREAQYDVLNHKVKADFPYKEVAPGLWVGQNTHIESSAVIETPALIGDNCRIGNRVHIEAGTVIGDNVTIGSDANLKRPIVWNGAILGDEAQLSACVISRGTRVDRRAHVLEAAVVGSLSTVGEEAQISPSVRVWPSKKIESGAILNINLIWGNTAQRNLFGQRGVQGLANIDITPEFAVKLGAAYGSTLKPGSEVTVSRDQRNVSRMATRSLIAGLMSVGVEIQNLDATALPIARTIIPNMKVAGGIHVRVHPNRPDYLLIEFMDNKGINIPKAKEKKIEGAYFKEDMRRAQIHEIGNVAYPAQLVDRYCNAFENLLNIDTIRHSRAKVVIDYVYGVSGAVLPQMLDQFGADAVVLNASLNKIAPSETDREALLTQLGHVVEALKANFGVQVTANGEQMILVDESGIPIRGEMLTALMVDMILTANPRGSVVVPVHTSSAVEQIARRHDGKVIRTKANPTALMEACQKNPNVVLGGSGDTGFIVPELHPGFDSMFCIAKLIEMLTIQERSLTTVRSELPRVIHKTYTTRCPWTVKGALMRHLVETHPQEQLELIDGVKICQPYEDSWVLVLPDASEPLVHLYVNSNDRDWVDESLRKYRARVQEFVETEQEQVVVEV, from the coding sequence ATGCGAGCAGTACTTATGGCTGGAGGTTCCGGGACGCGGCTCCGTCCGCTAACTTGTGACTTACCTAAACCAATGGTGCCTATCCTCAATCGACCAATTGCCGAACATATTATCAATCTTCTCAAAAGGCACAATATTACAGAAATTATTGCTACCTTGCATTATCTACCGGATACCATGCGAGACTACTTTCAAGATGGCAGTGATTTTGGCGTACAGATGACTTACGCTGTTGAAGAAGACCAGCCTTTGGGTACGGCAGGTTGTGTAAAAAACATAGCCGAACTATTAGATGATACGTTTTTGGTCATAAGTGGAGATAGTATTACTGATTTTGACTTAACAGCAGCAATCAAATATCACAAAGAAAAAAAATCCAAAGCAACTTTAATTTTGACTCGCGTTCCCAATCCAATTGAATTTGGAGTGGTTATTACCGATCAAGAAGGAAGCATCAAACGATTTTTAGAAAAGCCTTCTACCAGCGAAATTTTTTCCGATACGGTTAATACTGGCGCATATATTCTAGAACCTGAAGTTTTACAATATCTGCCAGAAAACCAGGAATCTGACTTTTCTAAGGAGTTATTCCCTCTACTCCTTGAAAAAGGTGAACCAATGTATGGTTATATAGCTTCCGGTTACTGGTGTGATGTAGGGCACTTAGATGCTTACCGCGAAGCTCAGTACGACGTACTCAATCATAAAGTTAAAGCTGATTTTCCCTATAAGGAAGTTGCACCTGGTTTATGGGTTGGTCAAAATACTCATATAGAATCTTCAGCAGTAATCGAAACACCTGCTTTAATTGGCGATAACTGTCGTATTGGTAATAGAGTTCATATTGAAGCCGGAACAGTTATTGGAGATAACGTTACCATTGGTAGCGATGCCAATTTGAAGCGTCCAATTGTATGGAACGGAGCAATTCTTGGTGACGAAGCTCAATTAAGTGCCTGCGTAATTTCTCGGGGTACTCGTGTAGATCGTCGCGCTCATGTATTGGAAGCTGCGGTAGTCGGTTCGCTTTCCACGGTGGGAGAAGAAGCCCAAATTAGTCCCTCAGTGCGCGTATGGCCTAGTAAAAAAATTGAATCTGGCGCAATTTTAAACATAAACTTAATTTGGGGTAACACCGCCCAACGTAATTTATTTGGGCAGCGAGGGGTTCAAGGATTAGCAAACATTGATATTACTCCAGAATTTGCTGTTAAATTAGGTGCTGCTTACGGTTCCACTTTAAAACCAGGTTCTGAAGTTACGGTTTCTCGGGATCAACGGAATGTTTCCCGTATGGCAACTCGATCTTTAATTGCTGGTTTAATGTCTGTAGGTGTTGAAATCCAGAATCTAGACGCAACAGCTTTACCAATTGCCCGCACGATCATACCTAATATGAAAGTTGCAGGAGGTATTCACGTGCGGGTACATCCCAATCGTCCCGATTATCTCCTAATTGAATTTATGGATAATAAGGGAATTAATATTCCCAAAGCCAAGGAAAAGAAAATTGAAGGCGCATATTTCAAGGAAGATATGCGACGAGCACAAATTCATGAAATTGGTAATGTTGCTTATCCGGCACAGTTAGTCGATCGTTATTGCAACGCTTTTGAAAATCTGCTAAATATCGACACCATTCGTCATAGTCGAGCCAAAGTGGTGATTGATTATGTTTATGGAGTATCTGGAGCAGTATTACCGCAGATGTTAGATCAGTTTGGTGCTGATGCGGTGGTACTAAATGCCAGTTTAAATAAAATCGCCCCATCAGAAACCGACCGCGAAGCCTTATTAACTCAGTTAGGTCATGTGGTAGAAGCACTAAAAGCTAACTTTGGCGTACAGGTAACGGCAAACGGCGAGCAAATGATACTGGTTGATGAATCCGGTATTCCCATTCGCGGGGAAATGCTCACTGCTCTGATGGTGGACATGATTTTAACTGCCAATCCAAGAGGAAGTGTCGTAGTACCAGTTCATACTTCTAGCGCTGTAGAACAAATCGCTCGTCGTCATGACGGTAAGGTGATTCGCACCAAAGCAAATCCCACTGCATTAATGGAAGCTTGTCAAAAGAATCCGAATGTGGTTTTAGGTGGAAGTGGTGATACCGGCTTTATCGTTCCAGAACTACATCCTGGATTTGACTCCATGTTTTGTATTGCCAAGCTGATTGAAATGCTGACAATTCAAGAGCGTTCTCTTACTACAGTACGTTCGGAATTACCCCGCGTAATTCACAAAACCTATACCACCCGCTGCCCTTGGACGGTAAAAGGTGCATTAATGCGTCACTTGGTAGAAACTCATCCCCAAGAACAATTGGAATTAATTGACGGGGTGAAAATTTGTCAACCTTACGAAGACAGTTGGGTACTTGTTCTACCTGATGCAAGCGAACCTTTAGTACATCTATATGTTAATAGCAACGATCGCGACTGGGTAGACGAATCCTTAAGAAAATACCGTGCCCGCGTTCAAGAATTTGTGGAAACAGAGCAGGAGCAGGTTGTGGTAGAAGTTTAA
- a CDS encoding amidoligase family protein — translation MSQINWKIGCEIELLAPKGLSRKDLAESIAQLHHGSVRRIFYPQSEPSKVPGKPLFHNLTLGFEVVNKKGHLIAKCVDDLTLQDDLNKSHPSKPRWYRIVSDDTRFLQLIIAQANPEKSKAEVLKPIADLFGTVTEEGSGGMVRVADNTGLPIAIAAPLPGERERPCELITPPISTNHLEKLEVILHRARLLNFNIPVEGATHLHFDAVPLCSANVFANLVNIFHARGENLKRLVGTNPYCRRLGSWDIALFKLVNESGFRQLSWEQAVSKIAKLELSKYCDFNIKNLIHPIPDKFTFEARIFPAWLYAKPIVEAAALFEAILYYSINTSYISPHLPIKWELQSVKEFIKLLPISENFREIWLSRAENIS, via the coding sequence ATGTCACAAATAAATTGGAAAATAGGTTGTGAAATTGAACTCCTAGCACCTAAAGGATTAAGTAGAAAAGATTTAGCAGAGTCGATAGCGCAATTGCATCATGGTTCGGTACGCCGTATATTTTATCCTCAATCCGAACCGAGCAAGGTTCCGGGTAAGCCTTTGTTTCACAATCTTACTTTAGGTTTTGAAGTTGTTAATAAAAAAGGACATTTAATCGCGAAATGCGTAGATGATTTGACTCTGCAAGATGACTTAAACAAATCGCATCCATCGAAACCAAGATGGTATCGAATTGTTAGCGATGATACCCGATTTTTACAATTAATTATTGCTCAAGCAAACCCCGAAAAAAGTAAAGCCGAAGTTCTTAAACCCATTGCCGACTTATTTGGCACCGTTACTGAAGAAGGAAGCGGGGGAATGGTTCGCGTCGCCGATAATACCGGCTTACCGATTGCGATCGCTGCTCCTTTACCGGGAGAGCGGGAACGTCCCTGCGAGCTAATTACACCTCCTATAAGCACAAATCATTTAGAAAAATTAGAAGTTATTTTACACAGAGCACGTTTACTTAATTTTAATATTCCTGTCGAAGGTGCAACTCACCTACATTTTGATGCCGTACCTTTGTGTAGTGCTAATGTGTTTGCTAATTTGGTCAATATTTTCCATGCACGTGGAGAAAACCTTAAACGATTAGTAGGAACTAATCCTTATTGCAGGCGTTTGGGAAGTTGGGATATAGCCTTATTCAAATTAGTTAACGAATCTGGCTTTCGGCAATTATCTTGGGAACAAGCCGTCAGTAAGATTGCGAAGCTTGAATTAAGCAAATACTGCGATTTTAATATTAAAAACTTAATTCATCCCATTCCCGACAAATTTACTTTTGAAGCTCGAATTTTTCCAGCTTGGCTTTATGCAAAGCCGATAGTAGAAGCTGCGGCTTTATTTGAAGCAATTCTTTATTACTCTATTAATACATCTTATATATCGCCTCATCTACCAATAAAATGGGAATTACAATCGGTAAAAGAATTTATTAAATTACTGCCAATTTCAGAAAATTTTCGCGAGATTTGGTTATCTCGGGCTGAAAATATCAGTTAG